GGTATCACTACTTCATCTATAGATATGTTTGGATCTGGTGATATGACTGTTCTACTAGAGAAGTCAACTCTTTTTCCGGATAAATTACATCTAAATCTTCcttcttttccttttaaCCTTTGACAAATACCTCTCCCAGGTTTAGAGATATTTTGTGTTGCTAATAATTGTGAAACAGCCGGAGAATCACTATTTATAAATCTTGTTATTTGTAATTGTAGAAATTCTACGTTACCCAGGAATTGATTCGTCTGATAACCATTCGTACattgattatatatagtattATTCAGTTGTGTTATTTCAGAAAGAATACAAGTTAAATCATCTTCAGCTGTTCCATGCTCGTCAATTATAACAGATGGCCTTATAGTATTAGGTGGTACTAATAATGCtgttataattaatttttctgggttttctatatttaataatttaacaTGATATGGatttatgtttttaaatAACTTCAAAACATATAAACTATTTAgatcttcttcttttataatcatttttcCATTTTCTTTTACTTTTAAGATATGTTTTAATTTCATAAATTGATCTAAACTAggttttattattttcttaattACACCCTGTGGATTTCcacatatataacatttatttacttttttacaattatttaatatccttttaaataaatgttttttataaaagGAATCATCCgtactttttttttttaaattacaataaaattcaattttttcttttgataataataaacttgaacaatatttacatatacaatataatatatgtattatatatttataataaccAATATGAAATACAGGATAATTCAATTCTATATAACCAAAATGTCCTGAacaatttattaatttcttATTACATGTTTCACATACAGAGTTACTTTTATGAGCTCCTAGTTTTAAATCTAAAACACCATAAGGATATGGTATACCACTATTATTCTTATACATTTCTctattcattattttcacttctgaatattttattatatcttcCTTACTCATAATACCAAATCTTATGCTTTTTATTTCacaatttctttttatatcttttacAAATCTTTTTTTCATGCTGCTTTCTTCAATGAGCCTTTTAAGCTCCTCTATGTCgatatttttcttcttcatcattatgaaaaaaaaagctaactaaataaaaaaaataaaaaaaaatacatacatatatatatatatatatatatatatatatattttatatttatttatattttcttttatgttctattatacatttattacTCTTTGTATGTATTAAATTATGTAATTTTACGGACACGTGTCACATTGAAAATTTATTCTTCATATGACTtctaaatataatattcttctatatacaataacatatacatcttttattaaaatattttgtgtttattattataaataatatatttattattacattttttttttttttgtatcattaaattttttaattatgtCATATAAAAACTCCCTATATATTTgtcattatatatattatataaatatatattatatatatatatatatatatatatatatatatatatattatataggttccttattttatttttttttaaattattaattatgaattattatcatgTTTTCTTTCTCATTTccttcatatatataaaaagaattaaaaggaaaacaagcaaacaaataaataaataagtaaaaatgatatgtagttaataaatatttattatacatacattatattattatataatatgtttatgttttttttatttttttatttttttatttttttatttttttatttttttatttttttatttttttatttttttttatttttttctcatttaCAGTTAGTAaaaaacaattatataacattataaattattttaaaaacagAAACAAATGTAGCTTGAATTTagttgaaaaaaattacatgAAGAATATCGTTAACTCTATAATAAAACTATTTATCTAAAGTTTACATACTATAAAATCAtgttgtatatatatatatatatatatctatatatatataatatacataaatataattgtaggcattttaattatgtaaaaaaaatttattaatatatattaatgtatatatatatgtaattatttgttcttatataatatatatatatatatatattttatgaatttcttttttttttttttcttcttttttccACCTAGGCATATAAATCAATACCacataaaaaagaaaaaaaaattaaaaagtttaaatatcgtaatattttttttaatattcaaatatatacattaaaaaaaaatatagtaCGTGAAAgtgttatatataaagaacaacaaaaatgttgaatcataaataaaaaaaataaaatattatatatatatatatattatataacgatttttttaacttatattttttcttataggaaaaaattaaaatatacatatttaataaagaagatctttttgtttttaatatataaatatatacacatatatttataatatataaattcttataatgtttatattttatttattcttcACCCTTttcatatgaatatttattaaaaaaacaaaaaaaaaaatttccttctttttcttttttcgaaaaggttatatatatggatatGTAAAAAAACGAAATATATCTCTCTGTAAACATTTgaaatttttgtttttacAAATTTGTTACATATTCcattctttattttttatgttatttttattgaagttacattaaaaaaaaaaaataataagttaattaataaataaatatatacatggatacatacatatatacatacatacatatatatatatatatatatatatatatatatatatatatatatatatataattatacaaCCATTAATAAgattttatttattcaataaatattatttaaaaaaaaacacacATGTGAATAGAAACGTAAACATATTATACacttaaaaataaatacataggaatatattcaaatgtacacacatatatatatatatatatatatatataaacaaaatttaCAATATCATTTTGTTATACAAAAGACCTGCGCCAGAAAACTATGTTTCCTTTGGAATCTCCTGAAACCATTAAAgtatcaatattattaacaaCAACAGCCATTACTGGTGCctaaataaaaaatatattatattatatgtatgaggtggatatataaatatttatatttttttttaataggaaaaaataaaataaaataaatacatacatatatatataaatatatatatatatatatatatatatatatatatataaatacacatatataatatttatatgtttatatgtttatatgtttattcATATTAGCATCATTCATTATACACTTATATAACTTATACCTTGTGGTGctttaaaaatatcaaCTTATAATTCGATTGAGGTAACAAggaacaaatatatatgttgcCATCCTCTGAACCCGACATGACCCATCCGCCACCATACCTAGAATAACAATTTCTTATGGGAAGTAAGGCATGATTTATTCGTATTCTATGTTTAACGGATAATGTTGTTAATATTCCTTTGTTCCCATATACACATTCTATAATACCTATATGATTATCACACGAATTTACAATGATTGCTGGTGATGTTTTAACAGAATGTCTTggtataaattttatacatGTAATTGGTGATAAGGAAAAAAGGAAACgaaattttatttctactctttcattatatataacttcTAAAACATATATAGTTCCATTTTTTGAACCTgcaaaaatatttaaacaAGTATCATCCATTTCGAGGGCTCTTATTTCACTCTCTACTTTAATTTTCTGATATACCTGACCACTGTTTAAATTTACTATTCGTAATAAGGATGTACAATTtgaacataaaaaaatatctaGGTTCGTtggaaataataatacagATAAAGTTGCTGATGAATCAGAAAAtacttttaataaaaaaccTGTTGACACCTCCCATATTTTTATAGTTCTATCTATTGATGatgaaataattttatctTCTGAGAAAGAAAATACTAAACAGGTTATTGCCTTTTTATGACCTGATAATTTggataataattttgtgCATGTGctattttcatcatatatattattactatcGTTTTTTAATGACATAATACTGCTTTTCTTTACTTTATCATCACATCctacattattattattattattattatcattattttgtatattcaGGTTGGTATTGCtgttcatatttttgtccatattattatacacattattgacatttttttccatattattatacacgttatttacatttttgtccatattattattcatgtTATTTCCCATATTAttcatcataatattattattactgtTGTATATACTACTATCGTcgttataataataaaaataatcattttttaacTCCAAACTAGTCCTAAAacacttatatatatatataaccCCATCCTTACATCCTACAGATAATAGTGTataattcttatttatattatcttgACCAATACACAAATATGTTATAGGTATATTTCCTTTAAGCGTTATTTCATAAACTGGTTGTAAACCTCTTCCTAGATCtgaattatattttttattaccatatacataattatttaaaggCATAGATTCCCTCAACAATTGTATATGTTGATTCTTCTTATTGCTATTTTGAATGCCACATATAGCTTTTAATGTATTTACAACTGAAtagatattattattattattactactattattatttttgttattattatatttatttttgcTTATGTCTCCTCGTTTAgattttattaaatcatTTGATTTATTTCCGAAGGAGGATAATACGGCGTCGTCGCCATCTTTTAAAGATTCCTCATGATATGAAGACATATAACTGTGCGTATTCCTTTTGGTTTTGTTCATATGATTTAAGTGTGCCGATTctttaacatatatatctttatctttatccttattattatgataataataattattattatgttcatTGTGTTGATTAGGAGGAACAGAGGTAACatgattataattataattataattataattacaattattatgaGTATTATCCAAGAAATAATTAGAATGTAAAGTTATTTTATTAGCATAATTATTTActatatcatatatatctaatgcttttacatataatgCATTACATGCTTTAGATACACGCACAGCATATGAtacatcatttttattaaaatttaaattaattttttcattaaaaatattctcaaataaatataacttAGTTGTCTTCTTTACATTAATTAATGATGCTTCTTGTAATAAATGTACTGCTGGATTTATTGATTCCTTATTTGTAGCATCAAATACTACAATTATACATattgaattttttatataattaaataatgattcTTCTACATTTTTATTGGATGAATATCCACAATCtacaatttttatttggGAACATTTATgtgttataatatatgtattataataattataacaacttaaatcattatttacaagtttcttattttttcttaataaaCCTAAATTATCCTCATCACCTAAACGTACAAATAAATCTTCTAACAAACTTGTCTTCCCTACATTCCTTGGTCCACATACAAGAATATCCACTATTCCAtcattctttttaaaagaactcttattatcataatttatattattttctattttgGCTTCTATTAAAGAATTACTATTACAGCTAGACAAATTCGTTAaattcttaaaaaaattattattataataattattattattattattgtggtaattattataattattaattaacAACTTATTCGACATACCACTACtatgatgataattattaatattattaattaaaacatcattatatacattattatttgtatctTTGATCTGTCCCAATAAACTTactaatttattatatttatcgTTTAATGTtacattttgttttatatattctttattttgaatttctaatttttttattttatttaataaattatatttttcttcattcTTTTCATTTCCTATACTATTCCTAATTTTGAGGTCTCctattttttcttttgtaaATGTTAAATTGTTATccatataaatatcatcatcattattattattattattattattattatcattattattattattattatcatcatcattattattattatcatcattattgttgctcttgttattatttaagTAGTTCGTAAGGTTGGTGTCTGTGCTATAGCTATTACGTACATTATTTGGATCATCATGCGTATTATTACCTTGGATACTCATAATTTCCATACTATCCACATGTTCTGTATCTTCCCTCTTTAAAGACATAATTATATCCTTATTAAgttctttattatttttcttttgttttatattctcATATTTTTTAGATACATGCCTCGATGAAATACACTCATTTGATTGTTTATCAGCTAATAAAGTAACTCTCTCTAACAAATCCTTTATTactttttcattatttttattatctttttctaaattatcaatttttttaatcaACTTATCTATTTTAGCAGATGCTTTTAATAGTTTACTTTctatttctattttttcgtttttttctttttttaattctttcATTAATACTTGATTTCTTGATAATAAAGAACCCACTTCCTTCGATTCCATTTTTAATCTTCTCAATTGTTTTCTTGCTAATATACTCTTCCATTTCaattgtatttttttagtagatttcaataattttttataaaataaatgttcTTTGTAAGCTTTCCACGTTGCTTGTATTTTACTTgcataataattttgtctatatgttttataaaatcTTACCATTAAATATCTTCTTATATGTGACTGTATAAGGATACAACAATTTCTTTTATGTAAAAATCTCTTtctaattatatatgtataaatataagaacAAATCAACTTTTCAGCTTCTTgtctttttaatttctcttttcttataatatttaatcGATTTCTAAACCATTGTTgtataatgataattttttttttcattaattcgtataattttttttgtgtatatgtcttataatttttctgAATAACAATGGCCTTTAAACTTCGAAGATCACTTCTTAAAGTTGACAAAATGTTATATGCATCACTTTTGAAAAAGCACAAATTTTTTCCTACAGACCATATCAAcaaattgtttttttccTCTTCTTCATTAGGATCACAAACGGGATCATTTAcattatctttattattactcACTTCaactttattattactcATTTCaactttattattattcgTTTTATCCTCATTATTACTCATTTCaactttattattattcgTTTTATCCTCATTATTACTCGTTTTATCCTCATTATTACTCGTTTTatccttattattaatttgtatattaGATACATCCTTCATTTCTGTGGTTGTATCTtgcatttttttttttttctttgaGGAAAGATTTccaaaaaatttattttcctcttctttttttttatccttcaacaattttaaattatttatatattcttgTATTTCTTTAGTTATATACAAACTGGAAAGTATAAAATTGGCCTTATAAGACCAAGATTTGTTATCCTTATTATACATTTCTAATTTACGTCtatcttctttatttaaaagaattttATAATCTTGTACACACTCTGCATGCGATAATCTTACCGGGTAACCTGCACGACTTACTTTTATGGCTTGTAGAACACCTCCATATTTTAATTGTTCATTTACAGATATTCTATCAAATACATCTGGAACGTTTTGAGCATTTGGTTTTATACATCTAATAAAATGTGGTTCTGTTTGTTTTATTCTTGTCATTAATAAATTGAGTTGTTCTTTAAATTCACTAGAAACCGTAAcaaattttcttttatctGTATTTCTTCTTAAATAAGTTTCGAATAGATGTGatacatatttattcttaCTATGTAACAACAATTTTTGTGCATCTAGAGATAATTgatctttatttttttcaagaAAACCAGTAGAATTATACACAACTTGCCCAGCAAAATgtacaataataaaactACTAGAATCAGTTTTAATAGATTTAAATCTTTTATTCGattgattattattactactagATGTATGCTTACTTATAATTTTGCTACAAAAACTTTTATCTTTACCTGATGGTATATAACATTCTTCATCTAGCATACAAAATACACCATAAGGTTTAGATTCTAATATATCTACACAATCTTTATTATCAGGGAAATCTAATGGATCCCATCGAATCCCTtcttct
The genomic region above belongs to Plasmodium reichenowi strain SY57 chromosome 13, whole genome shotgun sequence and contains:
- a CDS encoding myosin C — its product is MEGANKCVIGTKIFIRDKNKVWASAEIINEDEDNIIVKTEDDDIIKLKETDEFYLRNLDLFDSSGLSAPSDLTKLTHLHEASILHSLNLRFDIDEIYTFTGPILIAVNPFKIIKDLYSDNMLAKHVQPIKSKSPHIFATSNSAYLGMCNNNKSQTILISGESGAGKTESTKYVMKFLACAGSDIKNRSLIESQVLESNPLLEAFGNARTLRNNNSSRFGKYIELQFSVDHKNYIKGKLCGAKILTYLLEKVRVCDQQEGERNYHIFYQLCKAVKEARSIVDNSIMSNNENDDVENYVNYKCDEDKNKDHIQNSICEEHTKKKKWYHFPSTEKFRNLENVEPMKIDFTDFKEHVHFRYLTKSSVYELNEVNELEEFESTVHAMQTIGISNTEQYQIFKILEGILYIGNILFNNDESKEEATILEVSNDDLRKAAYFLDIDENDLINSLCYKTIVANNELYKKPVNSSVANDIRDALSRAIYGCLFLKVVERTNESIGYIKDINLFCGVLDIFGFESFPVNSFEQLCINYTNECLQQFFNNFIFKCEEKLYIEEGIRWDPLDFPDNKDCVDILESKPYGVFCMLDEECYIPSGKDKSFCSKIISKHTSSSNNNQSNKRFKSIKTDSSSFIIVHFAGQVVYNSTGFLEKNKDQLSLDAQKLLLHSKNKYVSHLFETYLRRNTDKRKFVTVSSEFKEQLNLLMTRIKQTEPHFIRCIKPNAQNVPDVFDRISVNEQLKYGGVLQAIKVSRAGYPVRLSHAECVQDYKILLNKEDRRKLEMYNKDNKSWSYKANFILSSLYITKEIQEYINNLKLLKDKKKEEENKFFGNLSSKKKKKMQDTTTEMKDVSNIQINNKDKTSNNEDKTSNNEDKTNNNKVEMSNNEDKTNNNKVEMSNNKVEVSNNKDNVNDPVCDPNEEEEKNNLLIWSVGKNLCFFKSDAYNILSTLRSDLRSLKAIVIQKNYKTYTQKKLYELMKKKIIIIQQWFRNRLNIIRKEKLKRQEAEKLICSYIYTYIIRKRFLHKRNCCILIQSHIRRYLMVRFYKTYRQNYYASKIQATWKAYKEHLFYKKLLKSTKKIQLKWKSILARKQLRRLKMESKEVGSLLSRNQVLMKELKKEKNEKIEIESKLLKASAKIDKLIKKIDNLEKDNKNNEKVIKDLLERVTLLADKQSNECISSRHVSKKYENIKQKKNNKELNKDIIMSLKREDTEHVDSMEIMSIQGNNTHDDPNNVRNSYSTDTNLTNYLNNNKSNNNDDNNNNDDDNNNNNNDNNNNNNNNNDDDIYMDNNLTFTKEKIGDLKIRNSIGNEKNEEKYNLLNKIKKLEIQNKEYIKQNVTLNDKYNKLVSLLGQIKDTNNNVYNDVLINNINNYHHSSGMSNKLLINNYNNYHNNNNNNYYNNNFFKNLTNLSSCNSNSLIEAKIENNINYDNKSSFKKNDGIVDILVCGPRNVGKTSLLEDLFVRLGDEDNLGLLRKNKKLVNNDLSCYNYYNTYIITHKCSQIKIVDCGYSSNKNVEESLFNYIKNSICIIVVFDATNKESINPAVHLLQEASLINVKKTTKLYLFENIFNEKINLNFNKNDVSYAVRVSKACNALYVKALDIYDIVNNYANKITLHSNYFLDNTHNNCNYNYNYNYNHVTSVPPNQHNEHNNNYYYHNNKDKDKDIYVKESAHLNHMNKTKRNTHSYMSSYHEESLKDGDDAVLSSFGNKSNDLIKSKRGDISKNKYNNNKNNNSSNNNNNIYSVVNTLKAICGIQNSNKKNQHIQLLRESMPLNNYVYGNKKYNSDLGRGLQPVYEITLKGNIPITYLCIGQDNINKNYTLLSVGCKDGVIYIYKCFRTSLELKNDYFYYYNDDSSIYNSNNNIMMNNMGNNMNNNMDKNVNNVYNNMEKNVNNVYNNMDKNMNSNTNLNIQNNDNNNNNNNVGCDDKVKKSSIMSLKNDSNNIYDENSTCTKLLSKLSGHKKAITCLVFSFSEDKIISSSIDRTIKIWEVSTGFLLKVFSDSSATLSVLLFPTNLDIFLCSNCTSLLRIVNLNSGQVYQKIKVESEIRALEMDDTCLNIFAGSKNGTIYVLEVIYNERVEIKFRFLFSLSPITCIKFIPRHSVKTSPAIIVNSCDNHIGIIECVYGNKGILTTLSVKHRIRINHALLPIRNCYSRYGGGWVMSGSEDGNIYICSLLPQSNYKLIFLKHHKAPVMAVVVNNIDTLMVSGDSKGNIVFWRRSFV